Proteins encoded by one window of Esox lucius isolate fEsoLuc1 chromosome 4, fEsoLuc1.pri, whole genome shotgun sequence:
- the LOC105028880 gene encoding E3 ubiquitin-protein ligase RNF38 — protein sequence MDPPRTRSRSRSGFFHYGMNGGGSGNNANNNVNMMNASGGIGVSYPAQNNPGWVSHGARGSYAENQHAPGNYLSSGSQRHASHGAHRHPGTGGVLHFHPDNVCTDDRDKMEDSPSPKRQRLSQQSMLDLSSAPPPTPASPIRPWEMSHTPTNWATPPLSRRPHPHFLPERCHTPVRNRRSPPMRRQRGRRERLTRHPHHHYHHHHHNPHHHHPHPHHGLSAGPQDENYRHAAPPQGYPYNQQPPRGPEERPYHPPNLSPRPLHHPPNLSPRLMHPHPPQQPSGVVLDLHDQGSAQVSYSVSPPGGAPGLPPRSAPQQLPTCSVVFSGQHYPVCSVPPQVLQTCSVQHLPMPYPFPSLLSSDPTFLLTPPHLSHPPPHLSHHPPHLAQPGQFGPYPTQQARSPLQRIENDVELLGEHLSLGAGLHYPPATHPGLPPHSTQLHFLSHDPLPQEFFGVSYPNFMPRRIPGRRYRSQQPLPPSPYHPSFLPYFLSMLPVQPTGPAISLELDVDDGEVENYEALLNLAERLGEAKLRGLTKGDIEQLPSYRFNPNNHQSEQTLCVVCMSDFESRQLLRVLPCSHEFHGKCVDKWLRANRTCPICRADASEIQRDSE from the exons ATGGACCCCCCAAGGACTCGGTCGCGGTCGCGGTCAGGTTTCTTTCATTATGGCATGAACGGGGGTGGCAGCGGCAATAACGCGAACAACAACGTGAACATGATGAATGCTAGCGGGGGGATCGGGGTCAGCTACCCAGCACAGAACAACCCCGGCTGGGTTTCGCATGGAGCGCGCGGCAGCTACGCGGAGAACCAGCACGCCCCGGGGAACTACCTGTCCAGCGGATCTCAACGCCACGCTTCACACGGAGCTCACAGACACCCCGGCACTG GAGGTGTCCTCCACTTCCACCCTGATAATGTCTGCACTGATGACAGGGATAAG ATGGAGGACAGCCCTAGCCCCAAGCGCCAGCGTCTTTCCCAGCAGTCGATGTTAGACCTAAGCTccgcccctccccccaccccagccTCTCCCATTCGTCCCTGGGAGATGTCCCACACTCCCACTAACTGGGCCACACCGCCACTCAGTCGCAGGCCACACCCCCACTTCCTGCCGGAGCGATGCCACACTCCTGTTCGCAACCGGCGCAG TCCTCCAATGAGACGCCAGCGAGGCCGCCGGGAACGTCTCACCCGCCACCCCcatcaccactaccaccaccaccaccacaaccctCACCATCACCATCCTCACCCCCACCATGGCCTCTCAGCCGGGCCTCAGGACGAGAACTACCGCCACGCCGCCCCGCCCCAGGGCTACCCCTATAACCAGCAACCCCCCCGGGGGCCGGAGGAGCGTCCCTACCACCCCCCGAACCTGTCCCCCCGgcccctccaccaccctcccAACCTCTCTCCCAGGCTGatgcacccccacccccctcagCAGCCGAGTGGTGTGGTGCTGGACCTCCATGACCAG GGTTCGGCTCAGGTGTCGTACTCCGTCTCTCCCCCGGGTGGCGCCCCCGGGCTGCCCCCCCGCTCCGCCCCCCAGCAGCTGCCAACGTGCTCTGTGGTCTTCAGTGGGCAGCACTACCCAGTCTGCAGTGTCCCCCCACAG gttCTACAGACATGCTCTGTTCAACACCTCCCCATGCCCTACCCCTTCCCGTCCCTGTTGTCCAGTGACCCCACCTTTCTCCTGACCCCCCCTCACCTCTCCCATCCCCCCCCTCACCTCTCCCACCACCCCCCTCACCTCGCCCAGCCTGGGCAGTTTGGACCCTACCCGACACAACAGGCCAGATCG CCTTTACAGAGGATAGAGAATGACGTGGAGCTGTTGGGGGAGCACCTGTCATTAGGGGCGGGGCTTCATTACCCCCCGGCCACCCATCCCGGCCTGCCTCCCCACTCCACACAGCTCCACTTCCTCTCCCATGATCCTTTGCCGCAGGAGTTCTTTGGAGTG TCGTATCCAAACTTCATGCCACGGCGTATCCCAGGGCGACGCTATCGATCCCAGCAACCACTGCCACCGTCGCCTTATCATCCCAGCTTCCTGCCTTACTTCCT CTCAATGCTGCCGGTGCAGCCCACTGGCCCGGCCATCAGCCTGGAGCTGGACGTAGATGACGGGGAGGTGGAGAACTATGAGGCCCTCCTTAATCTGGCCGAGCGCTTGGGAGAAGCCAAACTCAGAGGACTCACCAAGGGGGACATAGAGCAGCTGCCTTCCTATAGGTTCAATCCCAACAACCACCAATCAGAACAGACTCT GTGTGTCGTTTGTATGAGCGACTTTGAGTCTCGCCAGCTGCTACGTGTTCTCCCCTGCAGTCATGAGTTCCACGGGAAGTGTGTTGATAAGTGGCTCAGG GCTAACAGGACATGTCCCATCTGCAGGGCTGACGCCTCTGAGATCCAGAGAGACTCAGAGTGA